A single region of the Pan troglodytes isolate AG18354 chromosome 18, NHGRI_mPanTro3-v2.0_pri, whole genome shotgun sequence genome encodes:
- the LOC107966398 gene encoding putative uncharacterized protein FLJ46214, whose translation MSPIKDSHPSPHFPRDSGIHAPTPPDSGALTLSPPVSQGPGVGPRTGRGNRLCRPPGRSAVRSFCLLPGPPLGTGALGSPRAAQGLGFRGSGQRARHNSFTSPSPPGGHHPLGTHTRALPPPLARCPWAALLAGRECHGGPSPAAPRPLPGISLTWPSRAPLPRPPPRERQGPGDRSPSPFAPSCPGVGASSPPTPSPRRRKPREAAGLTPDG comes from the coding sequence ATGTCCCCCATCAAGGATTCCCACCCCAGTCCCCATTTTCCACGGGACTCAGGCATTCATGCCCCCACCCCTCCGGACTCAGGAGCCCTGACCCTCAGCCCCCCAGTTTCCCAGGGCCCTGGCGTGGGGCCCAGGACAGGGCGAGGTAACAGGTTGTGCCGGCCGCCCGGCCGCAGCGCGGTTCGGAGTTTCTGTTTACTTCCCGGTCCGCCCCTGGGGACGGGAGCCCTGGGCTCCCCTAGGGCTGCTCAGGGGCTGGGGTTCAGGGGCTCGGGTCAGAGGGCCCGACACAACAGCTTTACCAGCCCCAGCCCTCCGGGGGGTCACCACCCACTAGGCACACACACCcgtgctctccctcctcctctcgcCCGGTGTCCATGGGCAGCCCTGCTCGCAGGACGTGAGTGTCACGGTGGTCCCAGCCCAGCCGCCCCCAGGCCGCTCCCGGGGATCTCCCTGACTTGGCCCTCGCGGGCCCCGCTCCCCCGCCCCCCTCCACGCGAGAGACAGGGACCTGGAGACCGCTCCCCCTCCCCTTTCGCACCTAGCTGCCCAGGTGTTGGGGCCTCCAGCCCCCCGACCCCCAGCCCCAGGCGTCGGAAGCCCAGAGAAGCGGCTGGGCTCACCCCCGACGGCTGA